Part of the Mycolicibacterium mengxianglii genome is shown below.
CAGCGGTGCGCTGATCTCCCCGCTGCGCACCTTCTCGTTGAAGACGTCGATGTGGCGCACCCGCGAGGCCTGCATGTCCTGGTAACGCTGCTCCATCTCTTCCACCAGCCACGACAGCGCTGCCGCTGCCTTCTTCGGCTCGGTGATGATCGGCGTGATCAGGTGCGGGATGCCCTCATACGGCGTCAGCTCGACCATTTTCGGGTCGATCAGGATCATCCTGACCTCTTCGGGGGTCGCCCGGGCCAGCAGTGACACCAGCATGGAGTTGACGAAGCTCGACTTACCGGATCCCGTCGAACCGGCGACCAGGAGGTGCGGCATCTTCGCCAGGTTCGCCGAGATGAAGTCGCCTTCGATGTCCTTGCCCAGGCCGATCACCAGCGGATGGTGGTCGCGGCGCGTTGACGGCGCGGTGAGCACGTCGGCCAGCCGCACCATTTCCCGGTCGGTGTTGGGCACCTCGATGCCGACGGCGGATTTACCGGGGATCGGCGCGAGCATCCGGACGCTATCGGTGGCCACGGCGTAGGCGATGTTGCGCTGCAGCGCAGTGATCTTCTCGACCTTGACGCCGGGGCCCAACTCCACCTCGTAGCGGGTGACGGTGGGTCCGCGGGTGCAGCCGGTGACAGCGGCGTCGACCTTGAACTGGTCCAGTACCGAGGTGATGGCCTCTTCCATCTTCTCGTTCGCGGCGCTGCGGATCTTGGGCGGGTCGCCGGCGATCAGCAGGTCGAGTGACGGCAGCGTGTACGGCCCCTCGACCACCCGGTCGAGAGCGAGTGTCTCCTGCTTGGGTGGCGCGGGCGCGGCTTTGGGCTCAGGTTTCGGGAGACGCTTGCGAACAGCCTTGGCGGGCACCGGTTCCGGTGTGGTCGGCGCGTCGTCGGCCGGGACGTCGGCAGGAGTTTCGACGGGATAGTTGTCCGTCGGTGTCCCCGACGGCCAGGCCTGCGGCTCATCGCCGCGGTAGGCCGAGGCGTCGTCGTAGTAGCCATCGGAGAAGTCGTCCGAATTGGCTTGCCCGGCAACGTCGCCGTCGTACTCGTCGTCGTCGTAGTACTCGTCGTCGTAGTCGTCGTCGGAGCGCTCGAAGCGGGTGCCGAACATCTCGTACAGTGCCGCGGGGACCTCGCGGATGGTCGTGCCGGTCAACAGCAGCAGGCCGAACACCACACCCATCACCAGCAGCGGCGCGGCGATCCAGATGGTCAGCCCGTCCGACAGCGGACCGCCGATCGCGAACCCCACGAAGCCCGCGGCCTGTTGGCGTCCCGCCGGTGCGCCGGGCGCCCCCGACCAGACGTGCCACAAGCCCAAGACCGGCAGACCGATCATCAACGCGCCGAGGATGAGTCGCGGTCGGATTTCCGGATTGGGTTCGGTACGCATGAGTGTCACCGCGATCACCGCGATGAGCACCGGCAGTACCACCACTGCCCCACCGACGAGGACACGCAGCGCGCTGTCGATCCAGGCACCGACCGGGCCTGCCGCCTCGAACCAGGAGCTCGCCGCGACGATCACCGCGAGGCCGAGCAGCGCCAGGGCGACACCGTCGCGGCGGTGCCCGGGATCGATGTCGTGAGCGCGACCCACCGAACGTGCGGTACTGCCGGCTCCGCGGGCCAGCACCAGCCAGGCGGCGCGCGACGCCCGCCCTACCGCGACGCCGGCAGTGGCGACCGCACCTGGCTGGGCGCTTTTCTTCCGGGCCGGCGGCTTCTTCCGCTGCGTGGCAGCGGAGCGTGCGGGCCGCGATGCGGTCTTTGACCTGGTTGTTTTGGCCCCGGAGCGCGCGGCGGTCTTACTTGCCATGGGCGTCAGCCTAGTCGCAAACACCTCATCTGCACCATCCGCCACTCTGGTCACT
Proteins encoded:
- a CDS encoding FtsK/SpoIIIE family DNA translocase; amino-acid sequence: MASKTAARSGAKTTRSKTASRPARSAATQRKKPPARKKSAQPGAVATAGVAVGRASRAAWLVLARGAGSTARSVGRAHDIDPGHRRDGVALALLGLAVIVAASSWFEAAGPVGAWIDSALRVLVGGAVVVLPVLIAVIAVTLMRTEPNPEIRPRLILGALMIGLPVLGLWHVWSGAPGAPAGRQQAAGFVGFAIGGPLSDGLTIWIAAPLLVMGVVFGLLLLTGTTIREVPAALYEMFGTRFERSDDDYDDEYYDDDEYDGDVAGQANSDDFSDGYYDDASAYRGDEPQAWPSGTPTDNYPVETPADVPADDAPTTPEPVPAKAVRKRLPKPEPKAAPAPPKQETLALDRVVEGPYTLPSLDLLIAGDPPKIRSAANEKMEEAITSVLDQFKVDAAVTGCTRGPTVTRYEVELGPGVKVEKITALQRNIAYAVATDSVRMLAPIPGKSAVGIEVPNTDREMVRLADVLTAPSTRRDHHPLVIGLGKDIEGDFISANLAKMPHLLVAGSTGSGKSSFVNSMLVSLLARATPEEVRMILIDPKMVELTPYEGIPHLITPIITEPKKAAAALSWLVEEMEQRYQDMQASRVRHIDVFNEKVRSGEISAPLGSQRVYKPYPYILAIVDELADLMMTAPRDVEEAIVRITQKARAAGIHLVLATQRPSVDVVTGLIKTNVPSRLAFATSSLTDSRVILDQPGAEKLIGMGDGLFLPMGANRPIRLQGAFITDDEIGAVVSAAKDQAEPDYTEGVTAVKAGERKDVDPDIGDDMDVFLQAVELVVSSQFGSTSMLQRKLRVGFAKAGRLMDLMENRGIVGPSEGSKAREVLVKPDELAGTLMLIRGGSDANGADADEEAPF